The window AGAAAACGACAATCAACCCTGGCAAACCTCTTATGGAACCACAATAGAACGTCTTAGAAAGAAACCAATTAACTTCTAGTCATTTTAGAAAAACTAATACCACAAATGGATCCAAGATTAGCTATCAAGGAGTGTTTGACGTGTTTCTCTGGTTATCTATAGGTGcttaattgatatttttgaaatactttcatataaaaaattagaaaccCCAACACAACTTCCATCAAAACATCACGTTCAGGTTATGAAAGAAGAAAGTTATTGATCAATTTTTCGAAATTCATATACGACAATCCAGTAGGAGATGAAGTAGCCATCTCTGCTTTCCTCTTCCATTCCTCCGCTTTCTTCCTTATTTCATTTCCTCCATCGTCATTCATTAATTCATTAACTAACTTTTCAATTTCATTCCTACTTACATCATGGCCGATTTCCATTCCCATTCCCCACTTATTTCGGCAAAACCAACTATTCGTCACTTGCTCAGCGAAGAAAGGCCAGCAAATCACCGGCACACCTCCGCACAAACTTTCCAAAGTAGAATTCCATCCAGCATGCGTTAGAAATCCTCCAATTGCAAAGTGACTCAACACTTCTTCTTGCTGGCACCAACTTGCTAGAAATCCCCTTTCTTTAACTTCCTCTAAGAATTTCACCGGAACTATTGTAGAGTCGCCGTTTACAACATCCGGCCTTATTATCCACAAGAATTCCTTTTTGCTATTTGCGAGTCCCCAAGCgaattcaactaattgcttAAATGTCATGGTCGTTATACTGCCAAAGTTCACATAAACGACAGATTTCGGCTGTTTTGAATCGAGCCATTCTAGGTACCCGGATTGATCTTTCCAAAGATTGGTTTTTATACTGTTTACACCATTTTTTTCTCTGTTATTCTGAAGAAGAAACTGGATAGGACCGACAGTGTAAATCGGATTTGGAAGGATGGAAGAAAGATGTTTCAAAACTTGATCCTCCAATTCATCAAATGTATTAACAATAACACCAGAACCATTCCGAGCATTTTCAGCTTCACTCATGACGAAGTTAAATAAAATATCCTCACGATCTGTAGTTGTTATAAAGCTTGGCAAAGCTTTCAAAGGTATACCTTCCATGCCTCCAATCCAATCAATCTTAGTTTCTAGATATCCATTTGTCAGGTAGCTAGCATCtgtatacataaatatattcAAAGTCAAAATTTAGAATCAAACtattttgtaaataattttAACATCTCTAGATTTTatgctaaaaaaaataagattaaGTTTGGCTTTGAGTGGTTAAGTTTTATATCTCAATTGTTAATTAATGTTGTCAGATTTGGATCAATTCGTCAGTCTGATTTAGACATGTATATTGTGACCTcacttaataattaaaatagtgagaCTTCTTATAATACGTATGAGTCCATGTTACACATGGCAAAATATGTATGAGATGTCCTGCATTTGACATActgcttctaataatttcctCCTATCTAAGTAGAATCGAGGTCAAATTAGGAATTTACGATCAAATTGGTTTAGATTTCGTCATTTTAACTCAGTCCACTATGTACCATCTATCAAACttctaattttttgttttttagaaTTATCACTCAATGCTTTATACGTAGAAGACACATTTAAAAAAccttaaaggaaatgaaaaaaGTATAGACATTGCTTTGGTGTTCTTGATGGTTGATTTTGATAATTCTAGAAGTAACTCAAAATTAAACATAtataaaacgttgttgtcgtgtgaccgaaggtcacaggttcgagtcttaggagcggcctcttgccaaaaaaaatggcaagggaaggcttgcccccgtCCACCCTTATGGTGAGATCCCTCTCCGGACCCTCACTTAGCAGGGACGCGTAATGCAACGGGCCGCTTTTTGTTAAGGAGATTAAAATCAGTGTTGTTCATGGATATTACCTTTCAATGGTGTGAACCCCTTTTCAATTAGAGTTCGATAGTGCAAGTAACCCATCAAACCGCAAGCACTGGCCGTCCAGAAAAGGAAATCGGGGATTTTAACTTCTTGAGAAGCTTTGATCGTAAAGCTCATGAAGCAATCTGAAACTACACAACTTACAGGAGGAACTTCTCTTGAATTCATGAGCTTAGAGAGAAGCTTTCTAAATGGAGCTAAGCAATTTTTCTGGGTGGCTGCACAGAGGGAAGGCACGTCCTGAGTACAGTCAGCATCGGACGGAGGAAGACCGTCCGGGATGGTTTCGAACCGGAAATTAGGAATTTTGTTGATGAAATCAGGGCCTCTTGATCTCAAGAGACGTCTGTGATTGTATTCTGTGTTTACAAAAGTGATGTGGAAACCCTTTTGGTGAAGAAGTTTTGCTAATTGAAGCATCGGATTTATGTGTCCCTGTGCTGGGAATGGGACGCAGACTGCGTGaggtgaagaagatgaacccaTTTTCTGATCTTTCTGATTTCTCAGCTTAGGCTGCAAAAATCAACAATGGCTGAATCTagttttatagatgaatttggAGGACTATGTCTGGGGAAGtgcatatttatttttaatttaccaAAGGTGTAATTTTACTCTAATATTAACAAACAGTTATTCGTCTATCACTTGGGATTTTCCACGTAATTTTGTCAGTGAACTAAATCAGAAACTGcattttaactcagtttataaATGTTTCAATAATATGATCAACATTTAttaattcttttaaaaaaaatgataaacattttaaacaattttttttattaatttgtatcaATGAGATTTAAATACTGATATTTTGAAAAGTTGTTGGTACTTGtttaataattaaatacaatttttaaaattcttaatataataatttaaaaataaaaataaaaatttagccctcattgataggtgatctgtaaattccaccgtaaaccctcatcgaggtctgtggtttaCCCTGACATTGGGAAtgggtagacctacccttacctaaacttttaaCGAATCAAAAAATCTTACCCTAATGCTGaacaaaattaattttgttaaaactgttaaatataaaattatatcatttcataATCAAAcctttttcaaaaattaagaTTTATCCCTTTCATTTTTCTTACTTTCCAGTCACAATAATAGAATAAAATACGATGAATCCTAGATTTATCTTTTTCTTTCGAGATTTAGCTTAGTGGTATTGATGAATTATACAGATAAAAAGCATTAGGTCtttaatctttatttttttttgttctttaagttttttattttttatttgaatatattaaattcttaattatttgttttttattttattaaacttttgatgataaaaaaaaggtaattttaaacaaaaaaattcgaataacaattcaaaatttatattttttactgTTTAAAAGCAGTTTTGAATATTTAATTTGACTAtaagaaaactgtaaaaatattaattcaaattgtaaaaaatatattctttaataatttcaaatgtaTATGAATTTAAAATGTTTTTTGAAcagaattatatatttataacttattaatttcataattaaaaacttaataagattaaaaataaaagatcagaaaGTTAAcgtatctaaataaaagatgaaaaggttaatgaattgaaaaaaaaaaaaaaaaaaaaaagtgaccTAAGGATGCTTCTTGACAATTATATACTATAAATATAGGGAGAGGTAGACccgtaataaaataaatataaaatctgATAAAGATCTTGATTAGGTTGCACCTATCAACTAAACTTATATATTTAATGTCAGATATTTCCATAAatgataatatttaatattttcaatcaATGAGGAGGTCTGATCTGATGCCAATGGATTCCTTTTCAAAAAAAGTTGATAGTAATTATTTTCATAACCAACATTTTCAAAACACTTTTAgtacattttaaaaaaataatactacaAACAATTTATTATTGGTGACATGACgtattatttctaacaatattttttatattcactttttttttaacttttatattcactttttatttattattttataattaaaattattaaatatttttatattttattaataataagaagagataaactaatcaataattaattattaataaaaaatgaaataagaatGTATTAGAAGCTTCTCAATAATAGAAATGATAGATAAATTTGTAGTGATTTAAGGTATCACTAAGAGATTCGTTGGAGttggtttttaaatttttctcctcaaattttaatttaagagtacaactaagaggttgttggAGATACTCTAATCAAATGAATTTAGTCTGTTGCAATTAGATTAGGCtgattagatttaatttaaggtTTAGGATGATTTTAAACTCCACCCTATTGACCACTAATTCTGTGACCGCTTAAAAACAGTTGGTAAAACCTGAGAGTTACGGACGGAATCAATTCGGTCCTTAAACCAACAAATTTGGTCACTAATACGAGTTAGGGACTGAATTGCGATAGAAAATTCAGTCCCTAACTATTGTTTTTCTTGTAGTACTAAGATTTTGATAAGCTTTACTAAATTCATTTAGTCAGTCACTAACCATGCGAAAACCACAAACTTTGCTTGATCTTTGTTGATTTTAAGTTAACGCTTTCAAAACTCTTTCTATTGCGAAGGTCATAAAATTAAGGGGAAaactaatttttcttttattgtaacTTTATAAAccgattttatttttagaagaAAACATTCATAGGAAAAATAGTACATCTAGACGtaggtaattaaaaaattacaatctaaAAATACATAAGAAAAGTTAAATCTGCATCTTCAATATCATAGTAGACAGTGTTCGAAACTGTTTTTGGCATAATGATGAGAAACACACTCCATCTAGAATCGATTTCATAGTATTTTTCTAGCAATGACTGCATGATCTTTCAATGAGTCAGATCTATGTGATGATATACAAAACTATGAGCGGGGATAAGGGGGGCCTGAGGGGTCCAAAGCGTTAGAACTACCTCTATTATGGATGGTTTCGGCCCCTCTATTTCCAACAAATTAAGGTTTAGAGTGTTTAATTTGcattgagtttgtatttaattacaatattcaactaaattaatatatgaTAGGCAGTAAAATTTTCTAAGTTTGTTCAAAATGACTCAATCTTATTTTTATAGTctaaatctagcttaattttgagaaattttacATTAATACGTAAAAATTTGTTCTAGATCACTCAggtgataaatatatatatatgaaaaaaattgaGCAAGTTTGATTTAGCAAAAACTTTTTTCACATACGCAAGTGTAAAACCGGCCCCCAATGGACCAATCCTGTATTCGCTTCTTCCGTTTTTCCATAAAAGAAAACACGATAATAAtacacatatagcgagacagaTCACAACTACCCATATAGatagaaaaaattaaataaaataaaaactaaaaaaactaccAAATCTATTataataaatcaataaaataaattatctaataaaaaaaccaaataaaaaagTGATTTATTTTCCAACTAAAACCCGGAATAAAACTCCAAAATCTAAATAAAgaacattaaagttttttaatGGCTAATTCTTTAGGAGCATGTGTATGAAGTGGAGCCATGTGTTTTCGATGTTTATtctaattatttatttgttgatATGTAATAAATAATAACCCCGTTATAAAAGGTTTAATAGAATTTAAAAacatttcatcaaaaaaaaaaacatagaatTTAAAAACTGAAAGCCAACCAAGAGAGGAGATCTCGATAATAAAATATCCTTTCTCacaaaaaatgttaaattatttggtaattatttatagttggtattttcaatttttatttattcttccACGAATCAAGGGGTTAaatcatattatatatttaatgaCAGGTATTAATATGCAGGCAAAAGGCCCACCAACAAGTCTaatcattttgaaaattttatcaaaaaaaaaaaaaaatcattttgaaaattataCATTTTTAAATGGTTTTAATTTAAAGTTATCAATTGAAATTTCACATGCAGCCGTTAATATACACTACAATTTATATGCATTTTCTACACGTGCaaattttaatttctaattaaatacaatttctaatttctaattaaatattaatagtgTTACCTCTAAAGTTCAATTTAATCTAAAATATACGAATTTTATTATCTTGCAACAGTGAAATCCAAATAACATTgtcccgtttgttttacctactgtttgctatttgctgttacggtttgctgtttgctgttgctggttgctgtttgctgttggaaaaggttgcttttccaaaaagcagagattctctacttttgtaaaaggctgcttttcatgtgtaaaatgcaaacaggaggtcactaaccaaacacttaatgctgcttttcaactgtaaaaggcaaacaggaggagtctaaccaaacacctaaaactctgtcttttaaaatgaaaaggcaatcaggaggtgaaaagtaggtaaacaaacacccccaCGTTTTAATATGTATCTAGATGACAGATATCAAATAAAAGAGTTGTAACATTCAGCATTTATTAGCTAAACAGTACGCTCCTTCCAATCTTTAAATATatgtaatttttcaaaaaaaaaaaaaaactttcattCAAGACAACCAAACAAATCTCTATGAAGAGTAAAATCTAACCAATTAAGAGTAATATAGGAGAAAAATTCAACATTAGAAAGAGACTGTTTAGCAGTTAGGAGTGGCAATAGAGAGTGGATTATCCAAAAACCGCGGGTATCCGAACCGATGGGGATGGGAATGGAGATAGGAACGggaaattttttttccaaaatctaAATGGGGATGGGAATTGCTATATCCGTCCTATCGGGATCCCCACCCCGTTACCGTGTAATTTCCCGTGGAGATCCCTGAAAAATCCCCGTAGAGAGATCCccgaataaaattaattattttaatttctaaCCATTATTCTTATATCATAAAAATTTCATACTGGAGGAGGACAATAAATACAAGGGCAATATTGAAGTTTTTGGAACGGGTAATTTTGAATGCTTTGGTTAGATTTGTTGTTTTCCTAAACAAagcaaaatgaaaaaaattctAACTGGTTGTATTAGTAACTGAAATAAAAGTTCTAACTTGTTATATTAGTAAATGAAATAATGTTGGTAAATTGAAAGTTTTTTAGAGGTGTGGTCATTTTTTATGGGAAAATTAGAAAATTGGATTaaatgggagactcatttatatttttaacccatttactcgacctactacatatctagactatgtttgtgtgacttttccaaaatacctccaccctttcatcttcccccttCCTTTATCTCTTCCTTACGCAAAAACGGTTGCTCTccagacctttgatcttcctctcttcctttaAATTTTGCGAAATCTGCACTATTTCTCCACATCACCAAGTATTTCGCTTCGtcctctcttcatcttcctaatcctagaaaacgaagccatggttcttcatcttcctgttcctgctcgtttcttggtttctttcttcttgtgaccgtcgaagaaatggttattctacgttattttcattgtttttcccagtttatcatattgttattgacgattttaatggtgaaaggcacgaaaaatgtaagtatctactgttttctaTACGTTTTTCACTTCTCGTATTCTGGTTTCACGAAGATTTGGGATGAGAAAGATCCttaaacgtgacgatctacttcgtgaatcgatgatttcatGAAGTCTACGAGTAGAAAATTTCATGATTTTTCACTCGTAGACTTCACGTAATCCGTTttcgcgaagtagatcgtcacgtttcagaccttgCAGACTttgcgaaatcatcgattcgcgaagtaaaatcatcatcTTCCTGCACATTTATATTCGCATGCTTCGAAAATCCTCATTTCTCGAAGCCAAATCGCCCTTttttctgcctaacacgattaaatttttctgaaggtggttgaatacataacatccctttctggaaggcgtcATACTGTGGTGCAGGGGatatgattttccttcctgtatagggagaaatttccatcaagattggccacatttactttaaaatgattggttAGGAGATATTGTGTCAATCTTGTTGTGTACCATGTGATacatttgttgaaacacatttccacatgattttgatttgacaaaattatttaagtaaatgataaaaaatattctaacacattaaatttaaatgctttgatttattcacactaatgtgtttgttcaatgttgagtttattaatttataagacatcaagataaaaagcctaaaggcccacaagtgtaagtcaagcccaagtcaacagatcaagacctcacggcccaagaagataaaacgcagtcgtatcaagtgaaacgacgactcagcatcaagaaggatcgagaagccttctaacaaaagcttcaagaggaagcttctgagttaagcgacaatgcagtcaggtcagcggcagaacagaaccaacttatagacaaagtatttatactttgagtaaagttcagaaggcgcaggaagctgtctggaagactttgccataaatgtcgaaacattctgttcatctgacgaaaagctgctgagcactggcgtagacagaagatgcaagaatctcattggccaacgacactgagcacgtcttgagtgacaacgacaggaagccgtttacctccaatggttatttcgaaattcgaaattaccggtgcttgaagtgtcactatataaaggcctctcaaatgcttcattcgatgcagatcttcaattagtcgaaatgctgaccaaattcatacttgaagttctgtgagaaaagcaaagcaaaatcttacaccaatttccaatcattatgtaaaagtctagagtgatttcattcatctaaagtgtcttagcaattgttgtttaggacaaacatatagaaaggagaagctgagtactcggttatagtacttagtgttgaaacacctttccacatgattttgatttgacaaaattatttaagtatatgtttaaaaatattctaaaacacactaagtttaaatgctttgatttattacactaatgtgtttgttcaatgttgagttaaattatttataagacataaagactaaaggctaaaggcccaaaggaaagtcaaaggcccaagacaactcggccgGTGTAAACAGAACGCTGTCGTTGtgaacaaaacgcagctcagcatgaagaaggatctggaagactttcttcatctacttcggaacgaagctgctgagttggacgacaaagagtacaagacagcagctgagcaaggaacaacttcaagacaaagtatttctactttgagtagaagacacagaaagctgtctggaagactttgccataaaaggcgaaacattctgcctgtctgtctaaaagctgctcagcactgaccgaagacaggagatacaataatctgattggccaacagcactgagcgtgtactgagtgacaacgacatcaagccgtttccctccaacggttatttcgaaattcgaaataacggatgcctcaagtgtcactataaataggcccttcagttgcttcattcgatgtagatcttcaactagccatTACGTTGACCAAATTTACACTTGAAGTTCtatgagaaaaagcaaagcaaatacttacaccaatttccatatttctgtgtaaaagtctagagtgatttccaatcatctaaagtgtcttagcaattgttgtttaggacaatcttattatcaattctagaaatagagatgagaggctgagtactcggttatagtactcagcggtagaataggagtgagtagaggtatagaggaaggtactcttgttatactcagcttctagttgtaaaaggtttgatgctctacctttaaagagctcagtagaggattcgaaaactcggaacgtgttccggggacaggacgtaggcatagcGGCCAAACCTGGATAAAGCTGCtaagtaacatctttctaaccttaaactcctttcatatatatattgcttgcttaaaaactgactaagtaaagaggtcacgctgagttgtgtgcattgagtatttgagttcaggaatagactcaagtgctatctcctgactcaaggaaagaagctgacttagtcaccagttgactaagctagtgtcttaagttcactcagcgcgctgtgtaaaccttttttcaaagaaaaaaagaaatcagCCTAAACgtacaaattttttaaatagttcctatccccccccttggaactaacttgttacgttataaagGACCAACaagttgttggtcccttgtttagttgcaagtatagttccaagggggggttaggaactatttaaacttttttgcaatttaggcagacttctttttctaaagaaaaaggttcgaacagcggcgctgagtaaacagcaagatactggcttagtcaacaggtgactaggtcagtttcttagcttgagtcaggagatagcacttagagtctattcctgagctcagacgttcaacgcgcacaactcaacttgacctctttacttggtcagttttgattatttaaagcaagcaatataaataaggagttaaggtaagaaatacttcactcagcagatttatccaggttcggcttcttctaagcctacgtcctgtctccggaactcgttccgagatttcaaatactctactgagctctttaaaggtagagcctcaaaccttttacaatatcagcaattgagtatgacaagagtaccctcctctatacttctactcaatcctaatctctcgttgagtactataaccgagtactcagcctctcctttctatctctagaaatgataagtgttttgtcctatacaatgatttgctaagacactttagacgattgaaataatcactctagacttttacacagatgtaagaattgtagtgtaagattttctttgcttctttgcttgcagaacttgtgtagaaatttggtcagcgtaatggcttgatcaagttctgtgttttgtgaagcttgtgatggcactatttatagagacgtctgggtcatcggtcattttgaatttcgaaataaccgttggagggaaacggctatgtgtcgttgtcatcctgacttgcacagagctctcggccaatcacaatcgtgtatcttctgtcctcggtcagctcagcagatggtctctccttttatggtaaagtcaactggactgcatactgtgtcatctgaactttgccaaaagaggaaacactttgtctggaagttttcctttgccagctgctatcttgtacgctttgtcgagactactcagcagcttcatcttg of the Euphorbia lathyris chromosome 7, ddEupLath1.1, whole genome shotgun sequence genome contains:
- the LOC136200718 gene encoding 7-deoxyloganetin glucosyltransferase-like, with the protein product MGSSSSPHAVCVPFPAQGHINPMLQLAKLLHQKGFHITFVNTEYNHRRLLRSRGPDFINKIPNFRFETIPDGLPPSDADCTQDVPSLCAATQKNCLAPFRKLLSKLMNSREVPPVSCVVSDCFMSFTIKASQEVKIPDFLFWTASACGLMGYLHYRTLIEKGFTPLKDASYLTNGYLETKIDWIGGMEGIPLKALPSFITTTDREDILFNFVMSEAENARNGSGVIVNTFDELEDQVLKHLSSILPNPIYTVGPIQFLLQNNREKNGVNSIKTNLWKDQSGYLEWLDSKQPKSVVYVNFGSITTMTFKQLVEFAWGLANSKKEFLWIIRPDVVNGDSTIVPVKFLEEVKERGFLASWCQQEEVLSHFAIGGFLTHAGWNSTLESLCGGVPVICWPFFAEQVTNSWFCRNKWGMGMEIGHDVSRNEIEKLVNELMNDDGGNEIRKKAEEWKRKAEMATSSPTGLSYMNFEKLINNFLLS